A section of the Paralichthys olivaceus isolate ysfri-2021 chromosome 14, ASM2471397v2, whole genome shotgun sequence genome encodes:
- the capn1a gene encoding calpain 1, (mu/I) large subunit a, translated as MNPAGGISATIYANRLRAEGMGSKDQAVHFNNQDYEALKQQCVESGSLFEDPCFPAEPPSLGFKELAPYTSKTRDVEWTRPTELMEDPQFIVGGATRTDICQGALGDCWLLAAIASLTLNERLLHRVVPHGQSFQDDYAGIFHFQFWQFGEWVDIVIDDRLPVKDGELMFVHSAEGNEFWSALLEKAYAKLNGSYEALSGGSTTEGFEDFTGGVSEMYELSKAPRDLYRIIGKALERGSLLGCSIDITSAFDMEAVTFKKLVKGHAYSVTALKEVDFRGNMTRLIRVRNPWGQVEWTGAWSDNSPEWDEIDSSEREDLHLKMEDGEFWMSFSDFTRQFSRLEICNLTPDALSEDSLSYWNTIKFHGTWRRGSTAGGCRNNPNTFWINPQYKITLLEEDDDPEDDEVACSFLVALMQKDRRRHRRQGQDMHTIGFALYEIPEEYRGCQNVHLKKNFFLSKSSCARSETFINLREVSTRLRLPPGEYLIVPSTYEPGKEADFVLRVFTEKQSETEELDDEISADLEDDEEITEDSIDDSFKSMFAQLAGEDMEISIHELRTILNRVITRHKDLKTDGFSIDSCRTMVNLMDKDGSARLGLVEFQILWNKIRKWLVIFRQFDLDKSGAMSSYEMRLAVEAAGFKLNNRLNQVLVARYAENEMVDFDNFICCLVKLEAMFRSYQQFDKEGSGVAELNITEWLYLTMCG; from the exons ATGAATCCAGCTGGAGGGATATCTGCTACGATATACGCCAACAGGCTCCGAGCAGAAGGCATGGGCTCCAAAGACCAGGCGGTGCACTTCAACAACCAGGACTATGAGGCGCtgaagcagcagtgtgtggAGTCGGGCTCCCTGTTTGAGGACCCCTGCTTCCCCGCCGAGCCTCCATCCCTGGGCTTCAAGGAGCTCGCCCCCTATACCTCCAAAACTAGAGATGTGGAGTGGACGAGACCTACG GAACTGATGGAGGACCCTCAGTTCATTGTGGGTGGTGCCACCAGGACAGACATCTGTCAGGGAGCACTCG GTGACTGCTGGCTCTTGGCAGCCATTGCCTCACTCACCCTCAATGAGAGGCTTCTTCACCGGGTTGTCCCTCATGGACAGTCGTTCCAAGATGACTACGCTGGAATCTTCCACTTTCAG TTCTGGCAGTTCGGCGAATGGGTGGACATCGTGATTGATGACAGGCTGCCTGTCAAAGACGGCGAGCTTATGTTTGTGCACTCTGCGGAGGGCAATGAATTCTGGAGTGCACTCTTGGAGAAGGCTTATGCTAA GCTGAATGGCTCCTATGAGGCTCTGTCCGGAGGAAGCACCACTGAGGGCTTTGAGGACTTCACGGGTGGCGTGTCCGAGATGTACGAGCTCAGCAAGGCTCCCAGAGATCTGTACAGGATCATTGGCAAAGCGCTGGAGAGAGGCTCTCTGCTGGGCTGCTCTATCGAT ATCACCAGTGCCTTCGACATGGAGGCTGTTACATTCAAGAAACTGGTGAAGGGCCACGCCTACTCAGTCACTGCACTGAAGGAG GTCGATTTCCGTGGTAACATGACGCGCCTAATCCGAGTGCGTAACCCTTGGGGCCAGGTGGAGTGGACTGGTGCCTGGAGTGATAA TTCACCTGAATGGGATGAGATCGACTCTTCTGAACGAGAGGACCTACATCTTAAGATGGAAGACGGAGAGTTTTG GATGTCCTTCAGTGATTTCACGAGGCAGTTTTCTCGCCTTGAGATCTGTAACCTGACTCCTGATGCTCTGAGCGAGGACAGTCTCAGCTACTGGAACACCATCAAGTTCCACGGCACCTGGAGAAGAGGCAGCACCGCTGGAGGCTGCAGGAACAACCCCA ACACGTTTTGGATCAACCCTCAGTATAAGATCACGCTGCTGGAGGAAGATGATGACCCCGAGGATGATGAGGTGGCGTGCAGTTTTCTAGTAGCGCTCATGCAGAAGGACCGCCGCAGACACCGGCGCCAAGGTCAGGACATGCACACCATTGGCTTTGCTCTCTATGAG atTCCAGAAGAG TACAGAGGCTGCCAGAATGTCCACTTGAAGAAAAACTTCTTTTTGAGCAAGTCGTCGTGTGCACGCTCAGAGACCTTCATTAACCTGAGAGAGGTGAGCACACGACTGCGTCTGCCCCCTGGAGAGTACCTCATCGTCCCCTCCACCTATGAACCAGGCAAAGAGGCCGACTTTGTCCTCAGGGTCTTCACTGAGAAGCAATCTGAAACTGA AGAACTGGATGATGAAATCTCTGCTGATTTAGAAGATGAT GAGGAAATAACTGAAGACAGCATTGATGACTCCTTTAAGTCTATGTTTGCTCAGCTAGCAGGGGAG GATATGGAGATTTCCATTCACGAGCTTCGGACCATTCTGAACAGAGTCATCACccggc acaAGGACCTGAAGACTGATGGCTTCAGTATTgactcatgcaggaccatggtcAATCTAATGGAT AAAGATGGCAGTGCCCGTTTGGGACTGGTGGAGTTTCAGATCCTCTGGAACAAGATCCGTAAATGGCTG GTGATTTTTAGACAGTTCGACCTCGACAAGTCGGGGGCCATGAGCTCATATGAGATGCGTCTTGCTGTGGAGGCAGCAG GTTTTAAATTGAATAACAGACTGAACCAGGTCTTGGTCGCCCGGTACGCAGAGAATGAAATGGTTGACTTTGACAACTTCATCTGCTGCTTGGTCAAACTTGAAGCTATGTTTA GATCTTACCAGCAGTTTGACAAGGAGGGATCAGGAGTGGCTGAGTTGAACATCACAGAG TGGCTTTACCTCACAATGTGTGGATGA
- the mrpl14 gene encoding large ribosomal subunit protein uL14m, producing MALPQLSRSLTGLLVGASSIIHQRTFSVSAVAAAIQKMTRVRVVDNSSLGNTPYHRPPRVIHVYTKNGIGKVGDRVLLAIKGQKKKALIVGHKMPGDRMSPRFDSNNVVLIEENGNPTGTRIKVPIPTHLRKLEGDYSKVLAIAGAFV from the exons ATGGCTCTCCCCCAGCTTTCAAGGTCCCTGACTGGCCTCCTCGTGGGTGCATCGTCCATAATTCACCAGAGGACCTTTAG CGTGTCTGCTGTTGCAGCAGCCATTCAGAAAATGACGAGAGTCCGGGTGGTGGACAACAGCTCTCTTGGAAATACGCCATATCACCGTCCGCCAAGAGTGATCCATGTCTACACCAAGAATGGCATAGGAAAAGTTGGTGACAGAGTGCTGCTTGCCATCAagggacagaagaagaaagcacTGATCGTTGGACATAAAATGCCTGGAGATCGCATGAGTCCACGCTTTGATTCGAACAATGTTGTTCTGATTGAGGAAAACGGGAACCCTACAGGGACGAGGATTAAAGTTCCTATACCAACACATCTGCGGAAACTGGAGGGAGACTACTCTAAAGTGTTGGCAATTGCTGGTGCATTTGTTTGA